A region of Terriglobia bacterium DNA encodes the following proteins:
- a CDS encoding VOC family protein, which produces MAEGTRARVHFEHSEPILRVENMKASLKFYVDLLGFRNASWGSDDFTCISRDAAVIYLCRGGQGRGAAWVWVGVGDAEQLYEECKAVGIPVRMPPKNYPWALEMQLEDPDGNVLRLGSEPKNDQPSTT; this is translated from the coding sequence ATGGCAGAGGGCACTCGGGCGCGCGTTCATTTTGAACACAGTGAGCCAATCTTGCGCGTAGAAAACATGAAGGCCAGCCTCAAATTTTATGTTGACCTGCTGGGCTTTAGGAACGCCAGTTGGGGTTCAGACGATTTCACCTGCATCTCGCGCGATGCGGCTGTCATCTACCTGTGCCGCGGCGGTCAGGGACGCGGCGCGGCCTGGGTCTGGGTCGGCGTGGGAGACGCCGAACAGCTCTACGAAGAATGTAAGGCCGTGGGTATCCCCGTTCGCATGCCGCCCAAAAACTATCCGTGGGCCCTGGAGATGCAACTTGAGGATCCCGACGGCAATGTGCTTCGTCTGGGTTCAGAACCGAAGAATGATCAGCCTTCCACGACGTAA